One genomic window of Luteitalea pratensis includes the following:
- a CDS encoding IS5 family transposase produces the protein MKSRVHPTYKTHYRVGNWRVYERALVSRGDVTLWLSPGARAAWIVPPSGRPGGQQRFSNLAIETALTLRLVFRLPLRQTEGFVRSILTVMRAGLDAPDHTTLSRRSQRLDVTVGNLPAKGPLHLIVDSTGLSAVGEEEWAAVKHGGNGTRGWKKLHLGVDRSGVIVAHLLTEATVDDATVGIHLIGATAGDVTSVTADAAYDTVAFYEAAGARDAQVVVPPTRTAKVSRRGPRSSARDRTITDVERLGRRHWKKASGYHRQARVENAFFRYKSIIGDRLRARSRGGREAEASLACRVLNRMTALGRPESSAINR, from the coding sequence ATGAAGTCGCGCGTGCATCCCACGTACAAGACGCACTATCGGGTGGGGAACTGGCGGGTGTACGAGCGCGCCCTCGTCAGTCGGGGCGACGTGACGCTGTGGCTGTCGCCCGGCGCCAGGGCTGCCTGGATCGTCCCGCCGTCCGGTCGACCGGGCGGGCAGCAGCGCTTCTCGAATCTGGCGATCGAGACTGCCCTGACCCTCCGACTCGTGTTTCGCTTGCCCTTGCGCCAGACGGAGGGCTTCGTCCGGTCGATCTTGACCGTGATGCGCGCCGGTCTCGACGCCCCGGACCACACGACACTCTCCCGACGGAGTCAACGGCTGGACGTCACGGTGGGCAACCTTCCGGCGAAGGGACCGCTGCATCTGATTGTCGACAGCACAGGGCTGTCAGCGGTGGGTGAAGAGGAGTGGGCCGCCGTGAAACATGGCGGCAATGGCACGCGAGGCTGGAAGAAGCTCCATCTGGGTGTCGACCGCTCCGGCGTGATCGTCGCGCATCTGCTGACCGAGGCGACGGTCGACGACGCGACTGTGGGTATCCATCTGATTGGGGCGACAGCTGGCGACGTGACCAGCGTCACGGCGGACGCGGCCTACGACACGGTCGCGTTCTACGAGGCCGCCGGCGCGCGCGACGCGCAGGTGGTGGTGCCGCCGACCAGGACGGCGAAGGTATCGCGCCGCGGACCTCGCTCGAGTGCGCGCGATCGCACGATCACCGACGTGGAAAGGCTCGGCCGGCGCCACTGGAAGAAGGCCTCTGGCTACCATCGGCAGGCCCGCGTCGAGAACGCCTTCTTCCGCTACAAGTCCATCATCGGCGATCGCCTTCGTGCTCGGAGTCGAGGTGGTCGGGAGGCCGAGGCGAGCCTTGCCTGCCGCGTCCTGAATCGAATGACCGCGCTTGGAAGGCCCGAGTCGTCCGCGATCAATCGGTGA